The genomic stretch TAGTGACTCACTTGAAGGAGTTCTCAGCAGTACACATCTGCTCCAAGGTTTCCCCAGATTGAAACTAAGATGGACCTGCTTTCTTCCTTAGGAGCTCGAAGCCATGAGTAGGTATACCAGCCCAGTGAACCCGGCTGTCTTCCCTCACCTGACTGTGGTACTTCTGGCCATCGGCATGTTCTTCACTGCCTGGTTCTTCGTGTATCCTTTATTTGCAGCCAGGGGGCAGAATTAGTGACCATGGAAGCGAGAACTGAGGTTCAATAGGTGGTTCATTGGTAtttgggggtttggtttggtcttgTTTTGAGAGAGGGAGGGTCACACAGTGCAGACATGGCTGATGTCAAACTCATGGGGTCCATCTGCCTCTggagagtgctgggatcacaggaatATACAACTCCACCCGGCAGAAAGGTGAAGTGTTCACGTGTCAGGAGTCTGGCACCTAGTCCCAGCTGTACCACGAGCCATACATGACTAGAGGCGATTGGCCTAAGTACTGTGGGCTTCTTTCCCTCGTGGATGTCAGAGGTACAGTGTGGAGCACCAGAGTCCATGCCATTTCTTGGTCCCCTCTGCCTGGCTGCATCAAGCTAGACAAGCCTCCCAGGAATCCCTTAGCCTGTTGTTCCCCGTGAAAGGTaatcagagacagctcctgcacTGTAGTCCATCTTTGCTTCTCCTTAGCAGTTCTACCTAGTTACGAGGTCACCTCTACCAAGTACACACGAGATATTTACAAAGAGCTCCTCATCTCCTTGGTGGCCTCACTCTTCATGGGCTTTGgagtcctcttcctcctgctctgggTTGGCATCTACGTATGAGTCTCCAAGGGTAAGAGCTGTGACAAGATGGTACATGTCTGAAGAAGCCTCGTAGAGCCATATCAACGGGTCCTCTCTCTCCATGCAAGACTATATAGTTCATGGGGATTTGAGCCAAGTGTGACTTGGTGTGTCCATTCTGAGTTCTCCATGTACTCAAGGGCTCACTCAAGCTTTGGGGTGTACTTGGTAGGGATGTGGGTGAAGGCTACCTATGGTTTTATATCTGCATTCTTTGAAGTCATACACAAATGACTTGGAAAGGAACTGGGACTTAAAACAGGTCACTGAAGTCAGTTCTGGTAACCCATCCTCAGTGACCATTCCTGTTGGCTCTTGTACAGTCCTTGCTCAAGGGGCCTAGGGTTACAGGGAGGGAATGTGAAAGGACACTGGACTCATTCTTAATTCTGCTCTCCTCTTCCAGGTATACACCAGGCAGCTCACCAAGTCTCTGcttttgtaaattaattttttaccaTTGCTACATGTCCCACCTGCTGTTTACAATAAAGGCAGATGTGTGACAGGCCTGCCTCATGTCCATTCTTAGGGGAGGGAACTGGGGTTTCCTTGACTGTTGAAGTCCTAccttttccagtttctagctgCCTTTCATCAGTGCCTGATAATAGAAATTTTGTGTCCTCCCCGTGGGGGCAAGGGCTGTGTAGCAGTGTCATATTATCATTAGTTTAAGGCTTACTGTGGATAGGAAGGGTCCATGCCTACTTCTGCGTTGTTGAGCTAGGGTCCCCTAGGGCAGCCTGTTCCCTTAGATGGATTCTTTCTAGGTGGGCAGTGGCAGGTGCATGGGGAAGTTTTtttaggtgtgtgtatatggtcaACCCAAGTCCAAGGATGAGAGGTGTAAAGATAGGGAGTAGCTCTCTAGTCCTTTTGTGTGGTGGCAAGGAATTCCAGGTCACCTTGTTCTGAGATGGCTCCCACCAGAACAATCTCAAGAAGATGCCAGAGGCAAGTGCAGATACAAAGcagtatttatacatttatttatatatgtatatttacttcAGAAGAAAAGGACTGGTTTGGGGACAGGAAGCAAGTAGGCCAAGTGGcacctctctgccttcctcagagTCAGTATATGATAAATAGGAGTCAGAGCTCACGGAGAAAATGGGGAGTTAGCTCTATGAACAGGCAGGGTGCTAAGGGGAACAGCATGGGCAGGGATctgtgctggggggtggggggggctatATACAGCCTAAAGCAAGGGGGAGATTAGCCCAGTGGCTATAggaacacagcagaagagaggaagGTAATGCCTGCTAGGCTGTCAGCTTCCAGCCTGTGGCCCTTACACCTTCCCCTAAGCTCTTTTATACTTGGGGCTTAAGGCAACTTTGGTCCAAGGTTGACCCCCTCAAGCAGCTTGGAGCCCAAGTTTGACCCCAACTCACACTGAGGACCTCTTCCCAGGCATGTAAACAGGCAGCTGCCCGTGGGCCTCAGGCTGGCTCTGTCCAGATGGACTCCAGGGGGTAGAAGAGGGTCACTTTCCAGTTAAGGACTGAGGGGCCACACTTGCCCCTCTGGTAAGGGAGCCCCAGCCACTAGAGCAGGGAGGCTGGGCAATCTTAAGGTACTGTGggaaggatggccttgtgggagaaCAGAACAAGGTCTTAGGCAAGCATGGCCTGATGTGGGGAGTTGTGATTCCTATGGCAGAATGTAGGAATGGAGCCAAGTTGGAGAGAAATCTTGGGGACAAGGCGTCCCTGCTATTTCCCTATCCTGAGGATAAGTGCTTTGAGATCCTTGGCAGGACCCACAGTTCATAGGCTTCCCAAACTTAGCTCCCCCTTAGAAAGGCCTTCCATTTAGAGCTCAGAATGGGAGGCTTGGAAAAAGCAGGGCCTGGTTTCCAAAGGGTCAGAATACATAGGGTCAGAGCAGTACCCTTTCCCACTGCTGAATCTATGACATGCAGCTAAATGATTGCCACACTCCTTCCAGGAACCTACATGTAATCAGAATGCTGTAGGTGCTACCAAGAAATGCTGAAGCTGTCACTTGAGTAAAACCTCCAAACTCAAACCCACCACTCTTTTTGGGTGTGGGAGGAGCATGGACCCAAGCCATGAAAGTCCTGTCCACTACTAGTACCTCTCCACACTGAGGCCCACTCAGCTTTCCAGTTCTGCCCTACTCCTTGGTGCCTGGTTTAAGTGCATTTAGTAAGTATACCATTAATAAAAGGTATCTGCATTCACCCTCCAGTGGAAACCAGTCTACTGCTTGCAGGGATTCCTGCTCCTCTGCTCTTGTCACCAACTCCATCATGAGTTTGGGAAACTCCCAGGAACATAGATCTTGGAAGCTTACAGGGAACCACCCCTTCCAGGGTCCTCCAGGATCAAGGGTCCAAGGCTGACCTGGCCCATCAGCCCCACTGGTTCAGCCCTATGAGGGTGGCTCCATTAGGCACTAGTAGACTTAAGGCACAAGGTCAGCTTCTCCAGCCATCCAGAGCTAGCCCTGACTACAGGCTAGCTCTCCCAAGGAAAACTCTCCTAAACCAACCGTACTTAAAGCTTAGAAATCCATGTCTAGTGTAACAGTCAAACCCCAGAAAGTTACTACCAAGCTGTCCCTCCTGGGAACAGCATAACGGGTGAGTTATTGACTCTGCAGGGACTCATGGGGTCCAGCCAGGTGTTAAGAGGTCTGGGTCCAACCCCCGTGGGTCTTCGCTCTACCACAACtcagaagggaaggcagggagagtGAAGGTGGGCAAATAGCCCTCCAGGGACCATAACTAGACAGCCATGAAGTGGTCCTGTGCTGCCCCAAGGAGATGACCAGAAGGAAGACCCAGGAGGCTGTTCCCTCTAGCCCCCTCTGTGCTGTGTGAGGGTGACCAGTTGGCCCAGCAACTCCAGTGTAAGGACTTCCAGTCTTCCCAATCAAGGGAAGCAGTGAAGAGCAGAGAGCTGGCCTGCAGCAGGCTCCAGTGTAACACATTTGCATCCAGTGTTGAGGGCCCAGGGACTCCAGTCCCGGCTGTGGCACTGCCTCAGGAGGCAGCTCAGTCACACAGGCGGTAGAAGTGGAAGTAGTAGTCTGTGGCTGGCTGAACGATGGCCTCTGAGCTACAGTTGGCCTGACCCTATATGAAAGGGAAATGAGGATGGGTAAGATGGTCGTCCCAAGCCCTACCATGTTTTGCAAAGCCCTTACTCCTCTCCCAAGCCCCACACTGCCTAGAAGTGCCCTCAGCCTCTGTGGGCCTGTGTGCTCACCAGCAATGTCACCCGGAAGTGGTATGTGAACTCACGGAAGGACAGGATGGTTACTGGCCACTGATGAGAGGTGCCCTAGAGAGACAGGGAAGACAGAGGTCAGGGCAGCCTTGTCCTAACCAGCATTGTCCTCTCCGCATGACCATCACAGCCCAGGGGTGAACACGCTGCACTTTGAGAGCAAGGGTAGCCACCCTCTGCAGACTGCCTTCCCGAGCTAAGGCCTCCCTTTGTCTTGTGCTCTAGGCTGTGCGAGTGTCTCATTAACGGTGCCCATGACCACAGGGCAATGCAAGCAGAGGTGCTGCTACCATCTGCAGCCGCTTGTCTCCTTCAAAATGCATATATGGCAGAGCTGGGTTCAAATGCAGGTCTTCACGGCTCTCTGTCACTATGTACTGGTGGAGTGTGAGGTAGGCAGCGACACAGCTTATCTGCCTTAGCTCAGGCTTTGACTTGGCCTCTGTTGTGTGGGTGTAGACCAGAGCACCACAGCTGAAAGTGACTCACTGGCTTGCTGTCCCTCTGTCCTTAACCATCCCTTCCTATAAGGCCATGAGTCTCCTCCCTTATGACCCTgaactcctcctgtctctgctcacgGGGTTTTAtgcctgtcttctcttcctctctggagAACAGGGTCTTGGAAGCACAGGGAAAGAGAcaagaggcctcaacagatacttAAACAAGTGAGCAGCAACAGAACCCCAAGCTGTCCTTCTACCTGGAGCCCAGGTCTCTTCTAGCACCATCTGTCAATCACTGGCCTGCCCTGAGTGTGAGGGCTGGGGAGTGAAGAggagagctcagctctgcctgcagtgGGCACCGTGCTCATCCCAGATCAGCCCTCATAAACTCTCCTCCCTGAGCACTGTCACAGGTACCATGCAGATACCTATCAGAGAATGGATGAGTGAAGACTGACATGCACGCCCCCTCCCCCAGACACAGCAGCCCAGCTGTCTGTGTCCCAGCAGACATGCTTATCCTCTGCTTCCCATCATTTGGTGATCACTATCCAGAAGAGGAAGGTCTGAGAGCTGGGCAGCCCACAGCTTCCCACCTACCCCTACCTGGGTGTCCTGATGCGGGTGGAACCTCTGCAAAAAGCCTCCCTCCTCACAGGGCTCCTCCTCTGATGTCAGGCTGCACAGTACCACGGACACAGGGGTGGAGGAACTAGGGAATAGGTGGGTTCCCATTTGAGTAGCTGTAGCTCCCCCATGTCCTTGTCCCACCCAGCCCAGCCCCACCTGAGACAAGCTGTATCTTCACAGCCTGAGGACCACATAGAATAATAGTCCAGGGCTTGGGATGGAGGAAACCTCTCCCACAGTCCCATGCTACTGAACCCCAAGCTGCAGTGTCCCCTCCAGTCCTCCAGGTAGCCTGGACCCTCCACGTAATAAATTTAATAAGCACTTAGCTTTCACTTTTCTGAGGGCTTCCACATGGTCccccatacacacccacacaccagcaCTCACTTCATCTGCAGGGTCAGGCTGAGGTGCAGTGGTGTGCTGCTGCTGACAGGGATGTGGTAGGTGAAGTTGCCAAGCCTAAAGGGGCAAAGATGGTACCTAAGCAAGGCCACTTTGCcggtctccctctctcctcctcagcctcATGCTATACTGAAGCccgaggaaatgaggaaagggactGCCCAGACTTACGGGAAAAGTTCCTCCCCAGAGGGCCAAGATCTGAGCATCCAAACGGTTTGGGCTCATGGCACCTGAGGGGCCCTCCTTGCAGTGACAAGAGGGAGCCCACTGTACCTGCAAGCATCTTCTGGCACACAGTACTGAGAAGTGATAGGCATGGAATTCTCCAGCAGCtggatggaggtcagggatgGCGCTGGGTCTGGAAGAAGAGAGGCTGTTGGGGCagtgagaaagggaaaaaggtaGATGCCAAATGGCATCACCCTTGGGACTTTCACACCTTGGGGCAAGCAAGAATTCTTCTCTCCAGACCCTCACAACAGGATCACACCACACCCCTCTCCCGGCAGCTCTCGGACCAGCTAGTTCTCACGAACCTGAGAGCTGCCTCTTTCATAAAACCAAGACACTCAGAAGCAAGTGGAGAGCCTTCTccacatttctttctcagccctggGCTCAGCAATTGTCGCTGTGGCAGCAGAAACCAGCCATGAAAGGGTAGTACAGAACACACAGCCCGGGCGGCCCCCAGCATGTGGCTGACACCGAGCCAGCTCACTGCTGAGGTGTAACGTTGAGTTTGGAGAAGAGGTGACTTGTTCATCTCACTACCTCAGGCCTGCCTCATCTCACTACCTCAGGCCTGCCTCATCTCNNNNNNNNNNNNNNNNNNNNNNNNNNNNNNNNNNNNNNNNNNNNNNNNNNNNNNNNNNNNNNNNNNNNNNNNNNNNNNNNNNNNNNNNNNNNNNNNNNNNNNNNNNNNNNNNNNNNNNNNNNNNNNNNNNNNNNNNNNNNNNNNNNNNNNNNNNNNNNNNNNNNNNNNNNNNNNNNNNNNNNNNNNNNNNNNNNNNNNNNNNNNNNNNNNNNNNNNNNNNNNNNNNNNNNNNNNNNNNNNNNNNNNNNNNNNNNNNNNNNNNNNNNNNNNNNNNNNNNNNNNNNNNNNNNNNNNNNNNNNNNNNNNNNNNNNNNNNNNNNNNNNNNNNNNNNNNNNNNNNNNNNNNNNNNNNNNNNNNNNNNNNNNNNNNNNNNNNNNNNNNNNTCCTTTACCCCGGAAATGGGAAGCTATGGCCACCAGCCTCTCAACATTTACTTGACCTGGTACATTTTCAGCTCTTTAAGGTACAAACTCAAGGTATGCAGCAGCACCCAGAACACCCTGTGAAGCTACCAGATGTCTTTCAAAGATAGCTCAATGTCACCTCTTCTGGGAAGCCTGCCCTGGTTGCCTCCTTCCTTGGTCCTCCTAGACTATGTTCCCTCCCTATTCCTGGGGACCCATCACTCTGAGGTGTCTTCACCTGTGCACACTCAGGTGGAGCCACGCTTATCTCAAGCACCCATGGAGTTGAGGCAAGCTTCCACCCCTTGGAGTTGCCCCACCAGTTTGATCATCTGTCTTCACAAACCATACGTTCTAGGTTTCTCTTTGCTAAGCCACAAAGCCAAAGGGAGGAAGCCCACATCTTAGCACAGAGACATTGGCTACGGCTGCCAGGAGGCCAGAGAACACAAACAAGtcagcctggaaaaaaaaaaacacatctatgctaaaaaaaaaagttctatctTGGTAGAAATCAAAGACTTGAGGTTGAGGTCCTAGAACATCACCTTCCCCACCCTGACAGAGGGGAAGTAGATGTAATCTGGAATTTGGCAAACTAGCGACAGAAGTTTAGCTGGATGGCTGATGGGCTGGTTATGACCCTTTAATAAGTCTCCAGTTCCTCTTCTGAACCAgagctttcttccttctgtctgagaCAAGGTTATCTCATTACCTGGAGCTGGATCAAACAGGCTAGGCTAGCTGTCCACGGAGCCcaaggaatctgcctgtctccacctccatctTGCTACCACTGGAATTGcaagtgtgggccaccatgcctgacacaTTCTGGCCTTTGTGCCTTAACTTCTGAGATCTCTCCCCTGCCAAGTAGTGAGGATTAAATGACATGATCTATGTGAGGCCCAATTCCTAATGTCTGCTGACTAACAATTCTGTGCTCAGGAAGCCGTGTGACCAGGCTGAAATGGGCCCTGGACAATGGGCCTGGATAGGCCGGGCTGAGAGTCAAATACCTAGCTGGCCCTGGGTCTGTGTGAATCGGGCAGGGCTTGGGCTGGGTTGCAGGGCTCCTCTGCGGGTGCGACTTTGGAGATTGAAGCTGGGGCTGTTCTTGGTCTTGCTCTGCCCTCCAGGAAAGGGGACCACAGGACTGGCCAGAGGTTCCAGGCTCTTGGGATGCTTGGAATAGCTGATGCCATTAGCTGAGATGCCCCAGGATTTGGCTTTGATGTTGGTGACTGGCAGTGGGGCCATCTGGCCAGGGCCTACGGACAGAAGCAAGGATAgctaagaaaaaggaagccagcTGCCTCCTGTCCCAGATttctgtgagccttcatgtgtttTCTGGTTCCTGTGGGGGTGACGTCCCAAACTTCTTCAGAAAGAAgtccctcctgccttctctctgggGCCTTTCTCTGGATAAAAATAATACCAAACACCCCTGCCTACCCTGGCCCAACCCCCAAAACATCCATACCTGAGTGCTTGGGGTTAGAGCTGGGGCTTGGAGTAGGAGTTAGAGTGGGACCAAGGGCAGGATCTGTAGCAGGACTGGAGACGGGAGGAGAGCAGCAGACAATCGGGCAGGGCTGGCTGGAGCACAGGTCCAAGGCACGGAGAGCTGGACCCGAGGCTGAATTGGTaactgaggaagccagaagctcGATGAGCTGAGGAGGACACTGGAGCCGCACACCCAGCCACCGGCCCCACCCTATCCCTCCAGACACACACCCAGCAGCAAAGAGGGCTGTGTGCTTGGTAGTCCGGTGGTCATGGAGGACTGTCGGAGCTGTGTGGTCCCGAAGCTCTGGCTGGACCTGCTAAGAAAGGGTGGGCTGAGCTCAGAGGCACTGAGGGAGCCTTGGAGTTGGGACTGGGAGTCCCAGAGAAGCAGGGCTGGGCAGGAGCTGGTGGAGAGGAGGAATGTGgtacaaaggcaggaagaagggtatagcaggaggtggggagggatgcTTGGTTAGACATACCATGGGCACATAGCCTCACTCCCCCCAGGGTGCTGGGGCCGAAGCAGGGCCAGAAGACAGGAAGTAGACACAGCAAGAGAACTAGGAGACAACAGAAAGACCAGGAGGGAAACAGAtacaggggaggagagagaaaaagacacagtCAGAGGTAACCCCAGGAGCTGGGGTGTGACAGTGACAGAGCCAAAGATCCTGCTCTGGTCTTCCTTCCCTGCACTGCCCTCCTTCCTACAAGGGTCCTCCAGACAGATACTGAAGGAATACTGAGCAGGCCCAGAAGGGGCCTGTAGGAAGCACCCACCATCCAGgagacccaccaccaccacctcaacAGGCCATAAGTCTAAGACTGAACCCCATTAGAGAGCAAGCTTCCCTGGTTCCTCTGACCCAAGCCACCCTCCATCAGTCCCACCCACCGGGCCTGAGGGCTTAACAATAGCGCCATCTCCATGGACATACCCATCAGCATCCACCAGGTCCTCTTCAGAGCGCAGGCTCAGCACATACAGTGTGGACATAGACACCACGCTGGGAGCCACAGAAAAGTGTCACTGTCTGAATGCAAGCCACCACCCAACACTGTTTCTCTACGGCAGGCTCTGTGGCCTTCCCAGACCCTGGAGGGGGAGACAGACTAGGCAGCCCACTTTCCCTGATCTCAGCTGCTTGATCCCCAGCTCattttcctcccccaactccagAGCCTGGACCCCAGGCACATCTGACTCACTGGGTAGCTCTCTTTTCTAAAGCAGCCTCCCCAGAACCTGAGAGGACAAGTCACCTGAAGGCCATGACCACCACCAGAGCTATGATAGTTCCCTGCAGAAAACGCTGACTGATGCAGGCCTGGTCTGGGACCGCTGGCGATGACTGGGgaccaagaggaaagaaagaacacagcagaAGATGGTGGATGGACTTAGGATGCGTACTTCCTTGctcaatccccaccccacccccatccccatggtctgaaggagaggaagcagaagagggctGGAAGGGCTACAAGGtcaagaggggagaagggaagggttaGAGCTGGAGTCGGTGAGGTTGGGGTGGTGCAAGCTGGGAAAGGAACGCCAGGCGAGACCAGGAAGCCTCACCTTATTGGCCAGTTTAGGGGGCCTCTTTTTGTGGGGGACACTGCCTGCCCGGCTAAACTGGCTCCCTGCATGGCTGCAGTAAGAGGACAAGGATCAGGATGCTTTCTAGAAGGAGgtctctcctgccccacctccctcCTTCATCCCACCCACcgctttcttcccctcccctagTCCCCGCCTGCCTGGCGCCCGCACCTGAAAGCGCCTGAGCTGCCAGTTGACTTGAGGCTGTCAAGGCGCCGTAGCTTGGCCAGCTTGTGGCTCCATCGCTCCAACTCATCAATGCGAGTCTCTAGGTTGTCTGTCAGTTTGCATAACTCCTTCACAGCCCCCACATTCTCCATGAAGATTCGCTCCTGTCCCAGGCAACAACAGCCTTAGGGCACCATTGATCGGCCCAAGAAGCTTCCAAGCTACAGTGTGGATCATCGGATCGGGGCAGGAGCAGAATCCCCATTCTCCACAGCCAACGGAGGCCCTAGAAATAGTCCTGCCTGAGGGTGGCCTCTGCTCTAGCTAAATTCTGGTTCACACGGCATATCTGCTGCCTCCAGTCTAGGCTAAGTGTATACCTACACAGCCTTGCCTCCCTCAAGTCAGAGCTCCATCCCTTGGACCTACTCCCTTGAGTAGGTTAAAATATGTCACGTGATGTTTCTAAGTACATGTATACTAGGTTTGTGTCACTAAATACAAATGTCACCTTCATAATAAACCACATCTTTGAGCCTTGAGACAATAAGGTGACACATCTTGCTACCCTTTTTTAATTGATGGGGGTAGGAGAGCAACCTCAGTCGGATTTGCCTTGCCCTGTCCCAGGCAGCCTCCAGTAGTTAGCTTGCCTCTCCATCTTCAACACTGGCCTCCTCCTGCATGGTGGGGAGGGATTCTTGGAGGTACTAGGAGGAAAGCTGTCCCTTCTTCCATCTAccagccaggaccaccagctggCCAGGCCCTCTGACCCAGAGCCTCATTCTGTTCCCCATAACTGACCTTGTTCACTACAAGGAAGTTCTCTATGGTTTTCCCATTGGCAAAGACTACATCCCCTGTGTCCTTCACAGCTTCAGGCAGGATCTCCTTCACTTCCTGGGCGATGACACCTGGGGAGGGACAAGCCAGGGGTGTGTGGTTGGGGGTCCTGCTCATAGCTTTTTGGAGAAGTGCCTGAGAATTGAGTTTTAAGGAGCCCTGGAGTAGGACTTTCTCAGATAACCGTTCATAGCTTAGAAGTTCCCAGGCTCAAGATGTGGGATGTGTTGGATGGGTAGGTTCCTAGGGGAATCTCAGAAGAGGGAGATGGGATTCTAAGAGGATGCAGAATCTCTAAATGCTGTATGATAAAGACGAGGCCAAGCAACTCTTAGGCTGTCCGGGGATAGGGATTCAAGGACGTGGGAAGCAATGATATCCCAATAGCAGAGGTACAGGACCCCAAAGGGTCAATATTTCAGAGGGTGGAGCTCCAGGTCAATGCAGGAATATCTAGGAACAGATTCCAGGAGACAGGACAGACTGGCCAGAGCTTAGGGACACAGGGACATCTCTACCTGTCTCCGGTGCAGTGGCTTCAATGCCCGCGCTAGCAGCGAACTCAGGCTTGTATCTGTAGTGTACCAGCCGCATCCGAGAGATCCTCTTCAGCTGCTCGGTGGTGTCCACCTACCAGGGGATAGGGCCAAGACTGaaccctcctcccctcctgcagTCACGCAGGGCAGGCCTCAAGGGCCGCAGTGCGGAAGGGAGACCCTGATCCAGAAGCACAAAGccagcctccccacccctaccccagtgTCCTGGTCCTTCCCAGCGGTCCTACTCATCACCCACAGCACTGTCCCTCAGCCAGGACCTTGTACCTACCTCCTGCACGTGCTCCTTGGCCCGCAGATCGGAAGGGTGCATCAGAGACCCCATAACCTTCACGTTGCCGTGGACAACCAATGCCTCATCTGGCCGGTCGGTGTTGATGCCCACACGGCCATGGTGGAAGACCGTATCTGGCAGCTGCGCCCGTTGCCACAGCACGTCACTGTCACTTTCAAACTGGCCTGGGTTAGAGGCCTGCAGCAAGTTGGGTCTGGATCAGTCTTGGGGGTAGGGCAAACTTTAGGGCCCTGAGAAAAGGGGAAATCCCAGGAACACCTCGGCCAGTCAAGTCTCCTTACCCCACCATATCCAATAAACTGTCCATTGTGACAACCCTGAGTCACCTGTGGGGCCCAGGAGGCTACTAGGTGTGATCCACCTTCGAGCTTTACAGGGAAGAAGGCCCTGAGGCCTAGACAGGATGACAAAGCCCAAGGCCATGCAGCCACTGTCCAGCAAGAGCTGCACAGCAACCCAACCCCGTTCCACAGTATTTATCCTGTAGCTCTTTCTTccagcttgggggagggggaggacacTGCCTCTAGGGAGAAACGACTCTTACCCGCACAATGATACGCTCTGAGATCTGGGCTGCCAGTGTGTAGTTCTGGTTCTGGGCATGTGCCTGGAGGGCCACCACCAGCATGAAATACCTGAGATACACCGGGGACTCAGTAACATTTAGAGGTGTCCCTAGCCATCCTCCCTGGCCCAGATGTCGGGGTACCTAGCCCCACTCTGTCATCACACCCCCAGGACTTGGAGAAACATGAGCCTCCACTAGGGGGCAGAATTCCTCCCTGGGTCCACCATTAGGAGCCCCAGAACTGTTTCTGAGCTCAAAAGCCAGTCTTCTGTGCCTGAGTCCCTAAATCTGCCAAATA from Mus caroli chromosome 19, CAROLI_EIJ_v1.1, whole genome shotgun sequence encodes the following:
- the Myrf gene encoding myelin regulatory factor isoform X4, which encodes MEVVDETEALQRFFEGHDISGALEPSNIDTSILEEYIGKEDASDLCFPEISAPASTASFPHGPPAIPGSSGLHHLSPPGSGPSPGRHGPLPPPTYGTPLNCNNNNGMGTAPKPFLGGSGPPIKAEPKAPYAPGTLPDSPPDSGSEAYSPQQVNDPHLLRTITPETLCHVGVSSRLEHPPPPPAHLPGPPPPPPPPHYPVLQRDLYMKAEPPVPPYAAMGPGLVPPELHHTQQTQVLHQLLQQHGAELPPHPSKKRKHSESPPNTLNAQMLNGMIKQEPGTVTALPPHPARAPSPPWPPQGPLSPGPGSLPLSIARAQTPPWHPPGAPSPGLLQDSDSLSGSYLDPNYQSIKWQPHQQNKWATLYDANYKELPMLTYRVDADKGFNFSVGDDAFVCQKKNHFQVTVYIGMLGEPKYVKTPEGLKPLDCFYLKLHGVKLEALNQSINIEQSQSDRSKRPFNPVTVNLPPEQVTKVTVGRLHFSETTANNMRKKGKPNPDQRYFMLVVALQAHAQNQNYTLAAQISERIIVRASNPGQFESDSDVLWQRAQLPDTVFHHGRVGINTDRPDEALVVHGNVKVMGSLMHPSDLRAKEHVQEVDTTEQLKRISRMRLVHYRYKPEFAASAGIEATAPETGVIAQEVKEILPEAVKDTGDVVFANGKTIENFLVVNKERIFMENVGAVKELCKLTDNLETRIDELERWSHKLAKLRRLDSLKSTGSSGAFSHAGSQFSRAGSVPHKKRPPKLANKSSPAVPDQACISQRFLQGTIIALVVVMAFSVVSMSTLYVLSLRSEEDLVDADGSSQSFGTTQLRQSSMTTGLPSTQPSLLLVTNSASGPALRALDLCSSQPCPIVCCSPPVSSPATDPALGPTLTPTPSPSSNPKHSGPGQMAPLPVTNIKAKSWGISANGISYSKHPKSLEPLASPVVPFPGGQSKTKNSPSFNLQSRTRRGALQPSPSPARFTQTQGQLDPAPSLTSIQLLENSMPITSQYCVPEDACRLGNFTYHIPVSSSTPLHLSLTLQMNSSTPVSVVLCSLTSEEEPCEEGGFLQRFHPHQDTQGTSHQWPVTILSFREFTYHFRVTLLGQANCSSEAIVQPATDYYFHFYRLCD
- the Myrf gene encoding myelin regulatory factor isoform X1, whose product is MEVVDETEALQRFFEGHDISGALEPSNIDTSILEEYIGKEDASDLCFPEISAPASTASFPHGPPAIPGSSGLHHLSPPGSGPSPGRHGPLPPPTYGTPLNCNNNNGMGTAPKPFLGGSGPPIKAEPKAPYAPGTLPDSPPDSGSEAYSPQQVNDPHLLRTITPETLCHVGVSSRLEHPPPPPAHLPGPPPPPPPPHYPVLQRDLYMKAEPPVPPYAAMGPGLVPPELHHTQQTQVLHQLLQQHGAELPPHPSKKRKHSESPPNTLNAQMLNGMIKQEPGTVTALPPHPARAPSPPWPPQGPLSPGPGSLPLSIARAQTPPWHPPGAPSPGLLQDSDSLSGSYLDPNYQSIKWQPHQQNKWATLYDANYKELPMLTYRVDADKGFNFSVGDDAFVCQKKNHFQVTVYIGMLGEPKYVKTPEGLKPLDCFYLKLHGVKLEALNQSINIEQSQSDRSKRPFNPVTVNLPPEQVTKVTVGRLHFSETTANNMRKKGKPNPDQRYFMLVVALQAHAQNQNYTLAAQISERIIVRASNPGQFESDSDVLWQRAQLPDTVFHHGRVGINTDRPDEALVVHGNVKVMGSLMHPSDLRAKEHVQEVDTTEQLKRISRMRLVHYRYKPEFAASAGIEATAPETGVIAQEVKEILPEAVKDTGDVVFANGKTIENFLVVNKERIFMENVGAVKELCKLTDNLETRIDELERWSHKLAKLRRLDSLKSTGSSGAFSHAGSQFSRAGSVPHKKRPPKLANKSSPAVPDQACISQRFLQGTIIALVVVMAFSVVSMSTLYVLSLRSEEDLVDADGSLAVSTSCLLALLRPQHPGGSEAMCPCRSSQSFGTTQLRQSSMTTGLPSTQPSLLLVTNSASGPALRALDLCSSQPCPIVCCSPPVSSPATDPALGPTLTPTPSPSSNPKHSGPGQMAPLPVTNIKAKSWGISANGISYSKHPKSLEPLASPVVPFPGGQSKTKNSPSFNLQSRTRRGALQPSPSPARFTQTQGQLDPAPSLTSIQLLENSMPITSQYCVPEDACRLGNFTYHIPVSSSTPLHLSLTLQMNSSTPVSVVLCSLTSEEEPCEEGGFLQRFHPHQDTQGTSHQWPVTILSFREFTYHFRVTLLGQANCSSEAIVQPATDYYFHFYRLCD